The genomic window CTAATGCAAATAATCAGGATCTTGCCTTGGCAGCGGCGCGCATACAAGAGGCCCGCGCTACCGCTACCGGAACTAATTCAAATCGCTACCCGGTGCTCGATGCTACGCTCAGTGGCACCAAAAACCGTACCAGTGAAAATGCCGGTAAGTTGGGCTTGGGGGCTAATCCTGTTGCTAAAGATTTTCAACTTGGTTTGAATGCCTCGTATGAAGTCGATTTCTGGGGCAAGCTGTCGCGCGCCGATGAGGCGGCCAAAGCGCGCTTGCTAGCGCAGCAAGCCAACCGTGGTTTGGTGCAAAGCACTTTATACGCGAGTCTTACGCAGAGTTATTTTGCCTTGAGGGCTTACGATGCTCAGCTGGAACTGGCTCAATCTAGTCTGGGAACCAGGCAGGAAAACCTGCGTTTGCAGCAGAAACGCTACGCCGCCGGATCGGTTGGTGAACTCGATTTACATGTGGCAGAGTCCGAAACGGCGGCTGCCGAAATCACGGTGGCGCAGGCAAGGCAGGCGCTTGCCAATGCCGAGTCGGCCTTGACTGTGTTGCTGGGGCGCTCGCCTACTGCGATAGCCAATCCGGACTTGCTTCGTGGCAGCAGTATCGGCGCCTTGTATCAGCAATTGAATTTGCCTACGGATTTGTCCTCTGACTTACTGAATCGTCGGCCTGATATTATCGCCGCCGAGCAAGCACTGGTCGCTGCGAATGCCGACGTAGGTCAGGCTAAGGCGCTGTATTTTCCTAGCGTTAAGTTGACCACTGGTATCGGATATGAGTCGCGCGTCTTCCGTGATTTGCTTGATCCTGCGTCTTTGTTGTGGAATGTCGGTGCGAATCTGGTGCAGCCCATCTTCAGAGCCGGTGCGATCGGTGCGCTAGTCTCGGGTGCCGAGGCGCGTAAGGATCAGGCGATGGCGCAATACCTGCAAGCGGTGCAGGGCGCTTTTCGTGACGTGCATGATGCGCTCAATAATGTCTCTGCCAACCAGCAGGTTTACTTGGCCGGGAATCGTCGAGTGACCGCCTTGAAAGACTCTTTACGACTGGCAGAATTGCGCTACAAAAATGGCTACAGCAGTTATCTGGAAGTGCTCAATGCCCAGCGTGATTTGCAGCAAACCGAGGCTGCACTGGTCGAGACTCAGCGCGCTCATTTGTCGGCATTGGTCAGTTTGTATAAGGCGGTCGGGGGTGGTTGGGATAAATCTAGTCTTGCAAGCAAATAAGCAGATGCGGTTTTTCGCAAAAATGGATGTATAAAAAAACCCGCTAGATAGCAAAATCTAGCGGGTTTTTTAATACCGACCGCAAAGTATCGCGATCGGCATAAACTTTGAAGGTGTTTAGCCTCCGCGACGCATCATTTCAAAAAATTCTGCATTGTTTTTAGTCGCTTTCATCTTGTCGAGGATGAACTCCATCGCTTCTATCTCATCCATGCTATACAGCAGCTTGCGCAAGATCCAGATTTTTTGCAATTGATCAGGCTTGATCAGTAATTCTTCGCGACGAGTGCCCGACTTGTTTAAGTTGATCGCTGGGTAAACACGCT from Undibacterium parvum includes these protein-coding regions:
- a CDS encoding efflux transporter outer membrane subunit; amino-acid sequence: MLRSTFTMSILAASLALAGCSSVGPDYQRPNLETPGSFNAAPLASQGNAASAVDLLAWWRSFQDPVLNSLLDEANANNQDLALAAARIQEARATATGTNSNRYPVLDATLSGTKNRTSENAGKLGLGANPVAKDFQLGLNASYEVDFWGKLSRADEAAKARLLAQQANRGLVQSTLYASLTQSYFALRAYDAQLELAQSSLGTRQENLRLQQKRYAAGSVGELDLHVAESETAAAEITVAQARQALANAESALTVLLGRSPTAIANPDLLRGSSIGALYQQLNLPTDLSSDLLNRRPDIIAAEQALVAANADVGQAKALYFPSVKLTTGIGYESRVFRDLLDPASLLWNVGANLVQPIFRAGAIGALVSGAEARKDQAMAQYLQAVQGAFRDVHDALNNVSANQQVYLAGNRRVTALKDSLRLAELRYKNGYSSYLEVLNAQRDLQQTEAALVETQRAHLSALVSLYKAVGGGWDKSSLASK